One Lacunisphaera limnophila DNA window includes the following coding sequences:
- a CDS encoding paraquat-inducible protein A: MHTFPGSGGTRAVTGRSPAALAWSLTGLILLLVSLQLPFVAAAKFGRTNEGRMFSGIASLWHQGHVLLAALVAFCGLVAPLLLLGSLTWLALRPGGAGGHPLRRFARWLEPWSMPDVRLLAILVAFVKLSALVEAAPAAGLWCYGATAVCTLLALRALPSAPAETNDRPANVPAAAACGLGALCLLVPAYSLPVMSFTRLGHEHADTLLTSVLKLWHGGLWGIALIVFTASLLVPVLKLLALGVLLAAARWPGLLDPAHAGRLQRLVHGIGRWSMLDVFLVAFLCGLVQFGSLARIEARPGVVAFAGAVILTMLATSALESTRRPLPSHP, translated from the coding sequence CGGACTGATCCTGCTGCTGGTGTCGCTGCAGCTTCCCTTCGTGGCGGCGGCCAAATTCGGCCGGACCAACGAGGGCCGCATGTTCTCCGGGATCGCGAGCCTCTGGCACCAGGGCCACGTGCTGCTCGCGGCGCTGGTCGCGTTTTGCGGGCTGGTCGCCCCGCTCCTGCTACTGGGCAGCCTCACGTGGCTGGCGCTGCGCCCCGGGGGGGCCGGCGGTCATCCGCTGCGCCGGTTCGCGCGGTGGCTCGAGCCGTGGTCGATGCCGGACGTGCGCCTGCTGGCCATCCTGGTCGCGTTCGTGAAACTCTCGGCCCTGGTCGAGGCCGCGCCCGCTGCGGGCCTGTGGTGCTACGGCGCCACCGCCGTCTGCACCTTGCTCGCGCTGCGCGCCCTGCCGTCTGCGCCGGCCGAGACCAACGACCGCCCGGCCAACGTCCCGGCCGCCGCGGCCTGCGGGCTGGGCGCGCTCTGCCTGCTGGTGCCGGCCTATTCCCTTCCCGTCATGAGCTTCACGCGCCTCGGCCACGAGCATGCCGACACCCTGCTGACCAGCGTGCTCAAACTCTGGCACGGCGGCCTGTGGGGCATCGCGCTTATCGTGTTCACGGCCAGCCTGCTGGTGCCGGTGCTGAAACTGCTCGCCCTGGGCGTGCTGCTCGCCGCCGCGCGCTGGCCCGGGCTGCTGGACCCGGCGCACGCCGGTCGCCTGCAGCGCCTCGTGCACGGCATCGGCCGGTGGTCCATGCTCGATGTCTTTCTCGTCGCGTTCCTCTGCGGCCTCGTGCAATTCGGCAGCCTCGCCCGGATCGAGGCGCGCCCCGGCGTGGTGGCCTTCGCGGGCGCGGTCATCCTCACCATGCTCGCCACCAGCGCCCTGGAATCCACCCGGCGCCCCCTCCCTTCCCACCCATGA
- a CDS encoding intermembrane transport protein PqiB has protein sequence MSDSPAPSSRFAGFLVWLVPLTALVVSGWLLVRQHRDRGPVIEIAFANGAGLEAGKTPLVHKGVVVGTVMEVGLNPRLDGVTVRVQLDGTARPLAVEGSEFWLLRPEIGLSGVHGLETLLSGARLSVRAGVGRPAMRFQGLDRAPAGEGLQPGHKIVLRTDKLNSLQPGSPVLFREVKVGVVEDHRLADDATHVLVTLRIFRPYDRLVRSDTHFWNSGGLSMKLGLLGAQVHTNSLESLITGGVAFATPDNTTSDPVPEGTVFPLYDDAEKAWLKWAPKLPLGPDPR, from the coding sequence ATGAGTGACTCCCCCGCCCCCTCCTCCCGGTTCGCCGGCTTCCTCGTCTGGCTCGTGCCCCTGACCGCCCTGGTCGTGAGCGGCTGGCTGCTCGTCCGCCAGCACCGCGACCGCGGTCCGGTGATCGAGATCGCTTTCGCCAACGGCGCCGGCCTCGAGGCCGGCAAGACCCCGCTCGTGCACAAGGGCGTGGTGGTCGGCACCGTCATGGAGGTCGGCCTCAACCCGCGGCTGGACGGCGTCACCGTCCGCGTGCAGCTCGACGGCACCGCCCGGCCGCTGGCGGTCGAGGGCTCGGAATTCTGGCTGCTGCGGCCCGAGATCGGGCTGTCCGGCGTCCACGGTTTGGAAACCCTGCTCAGCGGCGCGCGCCTCAGCGTCCGCGCCGGCGTCGGCCGGCCGGCCATGCGTTTCCAAGGCCTCGACCGCGCGCCCGCCGGCGAGGGGCTGCAGCCCGGCCACAAAATCGTGCTCCGCACCGACAAGCTGAACAGCCTGCAGCCCGGCTCGCCCGTGCTCTTCCGCGAGGTCAAGGTCGGCGTGGTCGAGGACCACCGGCTGGCCGACGACGCCACCCACGTCCTCGTCACGCTGCGGATCTTCCGGCCCTACGACCGCCTCGTGCGGAGCGACACGCATTTCTGGAACTCCGGCGGCCTGTCTATGAAGCTCGGCCTGCTCGGCGCCCAGGTGCACACGAATTCACTGGAATCCCTCATCACCGGCGGCGTCGCCTTCGCCACGCCGGACAACACCACCAGCGACCCCGTGCCGGAGGGCACCGTCTTCCCGCTCTACGACGACGCGGAAAAGGCCTGGCTCAAGTGGGCGCCCAAGCTCCCTCTCGGCCCCGACCCGCGCTGA